Sequence from the uncultured Draconibacterium sp. genome:
TGTTATCCTTGTCGCTTACGCCATACATGATGTGGAAATTGTCACCCATGCTTACGCTGTACTGTGTAATTCCAATGGTAGTGGTTTTTGTAATTGTTCGTTATGGAATGAAGGTGATGGTTAAAAACACACACGCAAGAATGGATACCTTGCAAAAACTTTCAGGGAAAATCATTTCCTTTCTTTCGGGAAACAGCGTAATAAAAAGCTATAATATATACGAGCATGCCGAAAATGTTGTTCAAAAGGACAATATTGATTATTACGATGCCACGCTAAAAATCTCGTGGATTCGCTCCTTTGTAATTCCCTTGCTTGGCAACCTCGGACAGATTTTAAAAATCATCATCTTTTTTGTTGGTGGTATGTATGTGATAAATGGCAAATTTACCATTGGGCAGTTGACAGAATACATTGCGTATGCCGCGCTGCTGGCCCATCCGATTATGGGATTGGGATGGGTACTCACCGTTTTTCAGCAAGGATTTGTGGGAATCAGCAGTATTCAAACCATTATGGACAGGGAAGGAATAGATGATGAACGGAAGGCGCTGCCCGAAACGAAAAAGCAAGAACTTTTTAAAGATGGAATTCACGTTAGAAACCTGAATTATACCTACCACAACGGTGATAAACCGGTATTGAAAGATATTTCATTTTCGATTAAACCCGGCCAGATTGTTGGCATAACCGGTAAAGTTGGATCGGGTAAAACCACATTAATTCAGTGTTTAAATGGCTATTTACGCCCCGGTGAAGGCCAGATCTTTTATGGAGATGTTGATGCCGATTCGATAAGAAGTGAAGACATTCGTTCAGTTGTAAATACAGTTAGTCAGGAAGTTTTTCTGTTTTCCGATTCGATTGAAAACAACATCGGTTTAACCTCTGACGAAACGATTGACGAGAAACGTTTTGACGATGTGATTTACAAAAGTGCTTTTGCCGACGAACTGTTGCGTTTTCCGAAGAAAGGGAAAACAATGGTGGGCGAAAAAGGAATTATGCTTTCGGGAGGACAAAAACAACGCATTAGCCTGGCACGGGCACTTTACACGCAAGGCGAGCTGTTGATTCTCGATGATGTGTTTTCGGCTGTCGACACAGATACCGAGCGCTTTCTGATAAAACAAATTGTGGAAAACCATGCGGTAAAAAGTCTGGTAGTGATTTCGAACCGCGTTAGTGTGCTGGAGAAAACCGATTTTACCATTGTACTGGAAGATGGGAAAATGGCGGCTATAGGAAATCATCAGGAATTATTGAAACAATCTGACTTTTACCGCGACATCTCGAAATTGCAGCAGGAAGGTGAAACAAAAAAGGAGAAGGTGTAATGAGCACAGGCAAAAGCAATATTATCAAAAATGTAGACTGGAAGTTGTTCCGAAAGTTTGCCGGCTATTTTAAACCGCACAAAAAGTGGTTTTTCCTGAGTCTCGCTTCCATTCCTATCACCACCGGGGCAGGTATTTTATTTCTTTGGTTGATTGAAGATATAATTGATAATTACATCGTGCCGGGCAATGTGGATGGCTTGATCAGGCAAACCATTTTTCTGGCCATAGCATTGCTTCTAAACATTCTGTTCGACGGAGTTTACAGTTACTCTTTTTCAAAAGCAGGAGGGTTGGCTGTTGTTGATTTACGCAGGCGTTTATTTGGAAAATCCTTACGTTTTCCGTTGAGTTATTTTGATAAAAAACCAATTGGTGTAACCTTATCGCGCCTTACCAGCGATATGGAATCGGTTTCGGATTCGTTTGCTGCCGGAGTGCTTGGTTTACTGGCCGACAGTATAAAAACGCTGGCCTTGGTGGGTTATCTTTTTTACATCAACTGGCGCCTTACGCTGGTGTTGTTACTGGTGGTTCCGGTAATTATTCTGGTGATAAACTTTCTGCGGAAAAAGATTAGAAAAGCATACAATACTTCACGAACCAGTTTGGCAAAATCGGCCGCTTATTTGCAGGAAGCTTTAACTGGAATGAAAACGGTTCAGCTTTTTGCTGCTGAAGATAAGGTGCTGAATAAATACGACAATCTGAACAAAGAATTTTGCGACGCACAAAATAAATCGAATGTTTACGATTCATTTCTTTATTCGATTGTGGAAGGGATCACTTCAGTAGCCACGGCATTGGTGATTTGGTATGGCGCTATTCAAATATGGGATTACGGTTATACGTTGGGGATTCTGATTGTGTTTGTAACTACTTTGGAGCGTCTTTTTGTTCCGGTAAAACAGTTTGCCCAGCAAATTTCAACTATTCAGCGGGCCATGTCGGCGCTTGAGCACATTAGCGAAATGTTCGATCAGCAAGTTGAAGATCCGAAAGCAGAATCATCACAAACGGTTCCCGAAGCAATAGCTTTGCAGGAAATCGAGTTTAAAAATGTAAGTTTTCGGTATTCGGAAGATACGCCGGATGTGCTGAAAGATGTATCGTTTAAGTTGCAAAAAGGCGATCGTCTGGCGTTAGTCGGAACAACAGGATCGGGGAAATCTACGATTATCCGGTTATTGGCGAAAACATACACCGGTTATCGCGGATCGATTAAAATTAATGGAACCGAGTTGTCGGATATACCCATCGGACAGGTTCGAGAAACGATCTCCATTATGCAACAGGATATTTACATGTTTAACGATACCGTTGAATTTAATATCTCGCTGGGGCGAAAATATATTTCCCATAGTGATGTGGAACAGTCGGCATCTTTTGTTTATGCCAATTATTTTATCGATCAGTTGCCCCACGGCTACAACTTTGTTATTCAGGATAATGGCGATAATCTTTCGAAAGGACAGGCACAGTTAATTTCTTTTGCAAGAGCCATTGCCGGAAACAGCGAGTTGATAATCCTGGACGAAGCAACCAGTGCTGTTGATTCAATTACCGAGCAGTACATACAAAAAGCGATTGCCAATATTTTTTCTAAAAAAACGGTAATTGCAGTGGCGCATAGGTTAAGCACTATTAAAAATTCAAATATGATTTTAGTGTTGGAAGACGGGCAGATTATCGAACGTGGTAATCACGAACAGCTCCTGAAATTCGGCGGAAAATATGCACGGCTTTTACATCAGTTTGAGGAGGAAGAGCAACAAGCTTAAAAAATCCCGAAAATTACAAGTGCATAAATTATAAAACGCATGTAGCGGAAAAGCGACCACAGTAAGTAGCTTTTAAAATTGTATCCGATAAGGCCCGAAGCAAGACTTACAACAGAGTGGGGAACCGGCGAAACAGCTCCCAGAAAAACAAAGATGCCACCCCACTTCCGGAGATTGACAATGTGTTTTTGAATTTTGTTTTCGATATGGTTTTTCACCGAAGGAATTAGAAACAAACGTGTTCCCAGGAAATAGGAAATTATTCCTCCAACATAGGATAGTGTTGCCAAAATAAACAACGCTCCCCACGGAATCTCCAATTTCGAGGCCCAGGCAATAAACATTTCAGGAGGTACCAACCCTAAAAATGTTTCGGATAAAAGAAATACCGAATAAATGATCTTTGGCGAATAGGTATCCACCAGGTTGTTGAGGATTAAATTAAAATCCAATAGAAAAATTTCGAGGCTAACCAGCAAAAGCACAAACACTGTTGCAATTGTTGCGGCTTTGTAGGCTGTGCTTTTCAGAAACGGATAAAACTGCGTAATGCGGTAATATCTGTTCAATATCGAAAGGCGCCTGGGGGAGAAGTTATATCGTAAATACCTAATCATTGTTTTCTGTTATGTCTATCGTAAAATCGAAAAACGATACTATATAACACATATTAATTTTGAAATGTTGTGATGTGAGGCATAAAAAATCAACTTTAACATCTTTTTAACCATTATGTAGCCGAAAGCAACTATTTCTAATTGTAAAAGATATGAAACGAAAGTAATTTGGGAATGGACTTTTATCTGGTTTAGTGGTGGATCTACATACTATATTTGGGGAAGAATGAAAAAGTTTTGATCCGATACCAATGAGAAAGGAACAGTAGTAGAGGCCTTTGGTGTCGACGGTTTCAGAACCGTCTCAAAATTTATGAACCATGTGGCATAGGAACAATTTGAAGAGGGGAAGTAAAAAATCAAATATAAAGCTCAAACTCCCGCTATCATCTCTGGCAGACATTGCGTTCTGCTTTTTTTTGATCAAAGATCAATGCGCTACATTTCTGATAAAAGTAAATTTCAATCAGCATATGAGTAATTACCGGAAAATTTGAGCTTAAAAAATTGCCCGGGTAGTTTCAGGCAATAGGAGGTGGTGTAGATTTTTTTATACAAACTGAGGAATGAGATACTAGTGAACAACATCCTCAATCAATAACTCTATAAAATCGGAAGAAACCGGTTTTTCAAGGTATGCACTCACAAAAGGATATTTCATAACCTTATTCCGGTCGTCCTGCTTTTGCGAAGATGAACACACAAAAACCTCAATCGATTTTTTCAATTTTTTCAGTTCGTTAAAATACTGTAGAAACTTAAATCCGTCCATAACCGGCATGTACAGGTCTAAAAGGATGTAATCCGGTAAATCTTCTTTATTCTTTATTTGTTTTAGATATTCGATACCTTTCTTAGCGTTTTCGAAATGTATCAGATAATCCGATAATTTCTTTTGTTCCAAAATAGAGTTATAATTACGAACCATCTCCGTATCGTCATCTATGAATATAATCTTCTTATATCCTGTAGTCATCCCCATTTCATAATTTGTTTTGCTATAAGTAATCCAAATACTATTCCAAAGTACGAACAGCAAACGTCATTATTGAACGCTTTTAAACTATAGTTTTATATCGTACAATTTAATTTTGTTGTAGAGTGTTTTGCGGTCGATATTCAGAATTTTTGCCGCCTTCGATTTATTGTAACCGGCTTCCTGAATGGTTTCAATTATCAGCTTTTTTTCAATTTCGGAAGAAGCATGTTTTAATTTTGAATCGGTGTTAATGTCGTGTGCCGTAATGGTTTGAGTGTGGCTGTTGCTGATGCCGGGGTGCAGAATTTCGGAGGGAAAGCAGTCGGTGTCAATTTGTTCTCCTTCAGCCATTAACACAGCTCTCTTTAGCACATTTTTAAGTTCGCGAAGGTTACCGTACCACGGATATTTTAAGATAACGGATTCGGCCTCGGGACTAACTCCGGTAATATTCCGGTTAAGCTCTTTGTTGGCACTTTCGATAAAATAGCTCATAAACACTTTAATATCCTCGGGGCGCTCGCGCAATGGCGGCATTGCAATTTTAAATTCGTTGAGGCGGTGATACAGATCTTCTCTGAAATTATTTTCTTTCACTTCATAATTTAAATCCTCGTTGGTAGCCGCAATAATACGTATGTCAATTTGTTTGGCTTTGTCATCTCCTAAACGCACAACTACCCGTTCCTGAATGGCCCGCAACAACTTTAGCTGAACATCGTAACTCAGGTTTCCGATTTCATCGAGAAAAAGTGTGCCGCCATCGGCTTTTTGAAACACTCCAATTTTGTCGGAAATTGCACCAGTGAATGAGCCTTTTATGTGCCCGAAAAGTTCGCTGTTGGCCAGTTCTTTCGGAATGGCACCACAATCGATTGCCAGAAACGGCTTGTCTTTTCGCAGGCTGTTTTCGTGTATAAAACGGGCAATATATTCTTTCCCAATTCCGGTTTCGCCCGAAATAATTACCGACATATCGGTTGGAGCCACCTTACGCGCAAGGTTAATTACATACTTTATTTTCGCGCTTTCGCCAATAATAAAATCGCCGTTTGAATAAACCGTTTTACGGCTCTTTTTAGCAGCTGAAGGGCCTTGATTTTTCATCAGTTTTTTTATCAGCCCCAAAAGTTCCTCTTGTTGAATGGGCTTTGTGATGTAATCGCTGGCTCCCAGTTTCATTAATTTCACAGCCATTCTAACATCGGCGTAGGCTGTCATTATAATTACCGGAACCGACTGATTTATCGACTTTAGTTGTTGCATGAGGTCGAGCCCACTGGTATCAGGCAACCTGAAATCGCATAAAACAAGGTCGAATTTGTTTTCTTTAAAAAGTTTGAGTGCGCCTTTTCCGTTAAAGGCAATTTCGGCACTGTACTTATTGTTTTGAAGATGTTTTTTTAAAATCTCGCAGATGAATGTGTCATCGTCAATAATCAATATCTTCTTCATTTATTGAATTTATGTTGGTATAAGTTTATACAATAGTGCACCCAAAAAGTTTAATGGGCTTTGTTTCTATTTTTTAGCTGCTTGTGCTTGTTTTACTATTTCTTCTATTTGCCCCGAAACCTTGCTTACCGTCTTAGGCAGTGCCGCAAATTGCGCATCTCTTAACGCCAGGTCTTCTATTTTTGAAAGTACGTTTGCCGTGCCGTTTAGTTTAAAAAATTTGAACGACGGAATGGCTTTGTGTGCTTTTTCGCCAATTATTTTCCAGTCTTCATTTTCCAATCCAACTTTAAACTCCGCGAGCAATGTTTCTGCATTTTCGGTAAAATTGTCGATCATCGTATTAAAAAACTTTTTGTCGCCTGCAGCTGTTTTTTCCAGGTCGTGTACATTAAATGTGTCGTCGACTACCGGTTCTTCAAACGTTGTTTCAATGGTTGCCGGGCTTTGTTTATCGTTGTTCTCTATCTGCAAAATATTACAAATTTTATTGTATAATTCAATTTCGTAGAAAGGTTTAATAACATAATCGTTAAACCCAACTTTCAGATAGCTGTTAATATCGGTTTTTAGCGCGTTTGCGGTTAATGCCACAAATGGAGTATCCGCATTCAATTCGTTATTTGCACGTACTTTTTTTACCACATCAACACCATTTTTTCGTGGCATATGTATGTCGAGCAACACCAGATCGAACTGTTTAGTTTTGAGTGCATTTAAGGCTTCCTCTCCGTCTACTACCAGCATGAAATCGGTATGCCAGCCTTTTAAAACCAATTCGGATAGCATGCGGTTGTGTTTATCGTCGTCGGCCAAAAGAATTTTTTTACCACGTAAAAGACTGTCATCAAGATTGTACGATTTTTCTTTTTCTTTCTCAGGTTCCGCATCGGATAATTCCAACGGAATGTTTACCCTGAAAGTACTGCCTTCGTTCTTATTACTGGTAACGGTAATGTCGCCTTTAAAAAGAGTAACGAGCTTTTTGCATATTCCCAAACCCAGTCCGGCGCCGCCACGAATCTTTTCTGTTCGTTTGTTTCCCTGCTCAAATACATCAAAAATATAAGGCAGGTCTTTTTCCTCAATTCCAATACCCGTATCACTTACCTCGAAAACCAGTTCAACCACTTTTTTTGTTTTTCGGGCAACCTCAGTGCTTAATTTTACCTGTCCTCTTTCGGTGTATTTAAAGGCGTTGACAAGTAAATTCATCAATATCTGTCGTAAGCGAAAAGGATCTCCTTTTACAAAATCGGGGATAGCCTTGTCGGTCGATATTTTGAATTCCAGGTTTTTCTCAGCAGCTTGTTTTGTGTATACATCTGCCAGCTCGTTGAGTAATTCTTTTATCGAAAAGCTTGTTTTTTCAATGTAAACTTTATTCATTCCCAGCTTAAAAAGGAATACAATTTCGTTCACCAGGTAAAGCAAATGTTCGGATGAATGATTGATTAGCGAAATAAATTTCTGCTGCTGCTTATCCAGTTTTGTTTTCTTTAGCTGGTCGGTGAATCCTATAATTGAATTAAGCGGTGTCCGAATTTCGTGGCTCATATTGGCCAGGAATATTGATTTTGCCTTATTGGCTCGCTGCGCTTCCTCTTTACTTTTTATAAGTTTTTCTTCCAGTATCTTATCTTTTGTAACATTCTGTGAAATAAGAATTCCGGCCAGCGTATTTCCCTCAATGTCTTTTACCGGAGCCGCAGCAATGTAATACACGTCTTTTTTATAACGAACTTCTCCTTCGGTAAATTCTCCGTTTATCGCTTTGTTATAAAATGGAAAATAACGACGCTGATCTTGTTTTGTATACACGTCGAAAAGTGTTTTCCCTATAAAGCTGGAGTTTGTTAAATTATACTTTTCTTTTTCCTTTCCACCAGCGAGAATATAGCGGTATTCCGTGTCGAACAGAAATACATCCATCCCCGGGAGGTTGTTTAAAACGATGGATTGGAAATCAGCCAGGTGCACGTGCTGAAGGTCCTTGAACGAATAGTAAACAATAACCCGGTTATTATCGGTATTACTGGCCAGCATATCAAATTCAAGAACACATTCCCGCTGCCGGTTTATACCCGTTTTAAGCAGCACTTCGGCTTTAGTATTTTTCTTCTCGCTCAAGGCCTCAAGAAATGCTGAATTAAATTCGTTTAGCGTACTTTCTTCAACCAGATCGGCGAGATTTAGCCTTTCCGGACTTTCAGTATAGTCGTTATGATAATTCTGGAACCCGGGGGAGAGAATAATCTCTGCGGCGGTATTTATAATAAAAACGCCATCTTTTTTTGTGCGTTCATCTGTTTCCTTTTCTCCAACGATGGAAACATCCTCGAGTTTTCTTATTCGTATTTTATTGAGATGAAATGACAGCCACTGTTCTATCTGAACCAGATTTTCTTCGTTCAGTTCCTTTTTATTCAGTAAACTGTTAATTGTTTTTGAAAGTGAATTAAGGGAAAGTCTAAAATTATTTGAGTTCTCGGGCATTGAATTATAAATTGAAATAGACTGTTATTAAAAGTAAAAGATAAAGATACTTTTGCGGATTAAGGAATAAAGTGTCTATTATTTATACGATTTAACGAATTGCCCTACTTTGGTTAGAGTAGATATGCGCCCGGAAATATAGTATTTAGCTTACATCTTGATGAAATGAGGTGTTGTACATTTTTATTCATCTTCTTCTTCCGTTTCGTGAGCCCGGTTTTTCCTGTTGCGAATTAAATCCAGAAATAAATGGGTACCAAATTCAAAGGCCCAGTCTTTTAGCCCATCGGTAAAATTGTTAATAATACCCACCGACGAACCAAGCAGTTGCTTTTCGTTTAATTTCTGGCGGTACTCCAGGTTTTCCTTCATGAGCTCCAGTTCCCGCATATTTTTTACTTGCTTCATATTTGTAATGGTTTTTGCAACTATTCTTCCGGCTCGGCTTATTTATGGTTTACTTCATCATCCTCGAACAGTATTTCCGAGAAATTAGATAGGAAGAACGAGGTCAATAGTTTTTTTCGGGTTAAAAGAAAAACGATAAGAAGTACAACTAAAATTCCCAGCACTATAAATGCACCTTCCAGGTAATTGCCATAGGTTTCGCCATACCAAAAGGTAAATACTACTCCGGCAAAAGCCAGTATTAGTGTGCACAATAAAATTATTATGAGCATCCCGAACAGAATGCTCATGTATTTCGATGTTTTCTTTAAAAACAGGAGCTTAACCAAGTCGATTCGGGTCTGCACATATTGTTTAACGGCTTCGTTAAGCCCTGCTATACTTTCTGTTAAATTGTCGCTCATTTTTTTACTTCTAATTGTGAAAAATTACAATTATTAGTTCGCGGCTGCATCTTTGGCTGATTTAGCCTTCGAATTCACTTTTTCTTTAATTTTTTCTTCCGCTTCTTCTGCTTTTGAGCGCATTTCTGAAACAACATCGTTCAGCTTTTCTTTAATTTCGTCTACTTTGTCTCCAATAGTTTCTGAAACATCTTGCGTAGTTCTTTTAATCTGTTTGTTTAATTTTTTACGTGTTTTCACACCTTTGTCGGGAGCTACCAGAATTCCTGTTAAAGTTCCTGCTGCTGCACCGGCAATAAATCCCATTAATACGTTTGTTGCTTTACTCATAATAAATCTTTTTAAGGTTACTATTAAATTGTTTTCTAATCTCTGTTACCCTTCTTAGAAAATTCCATTCCATTCTGCCAATGTATTAGTTGAAATAGTATAAGGGCCAGATTTAAAGAGGTGTACGAGGTTTTCGTACTTTAGTTGCATGCCCGCGTTGTTGAGAATATTCTACAGTTATTGTGTAATGTGTAGAATTGTTTCAAGAGCAAATGTGTTGAATCACTGCGTTTTAAAAGCTTTTGTGTAAGTGGCACAATTTTGCCAACAGTAAATACGAAACGTTAAATACGAATATTATGAAAGCATTAGGAACGATTTTACTCTTAATAGGATTAGCCGGAACGATATTTTTTGGAATAGAGGCTGTAAATAACTCAGAAACATTTAGCTTTTTAGGTTTGGATGTAGCCTTAAGTAGTGCCAACTGGACACCCGTTATTATAAGTGGTGCTGTAGTGATTTTAGGCATTGTTTTTCTTTCGGTGAAAAAGAAGAAACTGGCATAGATTTTCAATATAATAGAATGACTTAAACATAAAAAGACAGCTGCAATCAACAATGCAGTTGTCTTTTTATGTTAATAGTTGCAGGTGTGTAATTGTTTAGAATATGTAAAAGGCACCAGCTGTTATTATTCCTGTGTCGCTAGTCATCTGCCGCGCTGATTTTAAATGGCTCGGCAAATTTTAATGGCTTGTTCTCGTGATTATAAAAACGTGAATACTGATAGCTTAGCTGAACACCGAAATAAAAGATTATCGACACATAATAAATCCAGAGCAGGATAACCACAAACGAACTGGCAGCCCCGTAAATTACGCCAAGCTGGCTTTTG
This genomic interval carries:
- a CDS encoding sigma-54 dependent transcriptional regulator, with the protein product MKKILIIDDDTFICEILKKHLQNNKYSAEIAFNGKGALKLFKENKFDLVLCDFRLPDTSGLDLMQQLKSINQSVPVIIMTAYADVRMAVKLMKLGASDYITKPIQQEELLGLIKKLMKNQGPSAAKKSRKTVYSNGDFIIGESAKIKYVINLARKVAPTDMSVIISGETGIGKEYIARFIHENSLRKDKPFLAIDCGAIPKELANSELFGHIKGSFTGAISDKIGVFQKADGGTLFLDEIGNLSYDVQLKLLRAIQERVVVRLGDDKAKQIDIRIIAATNEDLNYEVKENNFREDLYHRLNEFKIAMPPLRERPEDIKVFMSYFIESANKELNRNITGVSPEAESVILKYPWYGNLRELKNVLKRAVLMAEGEQIDTDCFPSEILHPGISNSHTQTITAHDINTDSKLKHASSEIEKKLIIETIQEAGYNKSKAAKILNIDRKTLYNKIKLYDIKL
- a CDS encoding VTT domain-containing protein, with the protein product MIRYLRYNFSPRRLSILNRYYRITQFYPFLKSTAYKAATIATVFVLLLVSLEIFLLDFNLILNNLVDTYSPKIIYSVFLLSETFLGLVPPEMFIAWASKLEIPWGALFILATLSYVGGIISYFLGTRLFLIPSVKNHIENKIQKHIVNLRKWGGIFVFLGAVSPVPHSVVSLASGLIGYNFKSYLLWSLFRYMRFIIYALVIFGIF
- a CDS encoding transglycosylase; amino-acid sequence: MKALGTILLLIGLAGTIFFGIEAVNNSETFSFLGLDVALSSANWTPVIISGAVVILGIVFLSVKKKKLA
- a CDS encoding ATP-binding protein, which produces MPENSNNFRLSLNSLSKTINSLLNKKELNEENLVQIEQWLSFHLNKIRIRKLEDVSIVGEKETDERTKKDGVFIINTAAEIILSPGFQNYHNDYTESPERLNLADLVEESTLNEFNSAFLEALSEKKNTKAEVLLKTGINRQRECVLEFDMLASNTDNNRVIVYYSFKDLQHVHLADFQSIVLNNLPGMDVFLFDTEYRYILAGGKEKEKYNLTNSSFIGKTLFDVYTKQDQRRYFPFYNKAINGEFTEGEVRYKKDVYYIAAAPVKDIEGNTLAGILISQNVTKDKILEEKLIKSKEEAQRANKAKSIFLANMSHEIRTPLNSIIGFTDQLKKTKLDKQQQKFISLINHSSEHLLYLVNEIVFLFKLGMNKVYIEKTSFSIKELLNELADVYTKQAAEKNLEFKISTDKAIPDFVKGDPFRLRQILMNLLVNAFKYTERGQVKLSTEVARKTKKVVELVFEVSDTGIGIEEKDLPYIFDVFEQGNKRTEKIRGGAGLGLGICKKLVTLFKGDITVTSNKNEGSTFRVNIPLELSDAEPEKEKEKSYNLDDSLLRGKKILLADDDKHNRMLSELVLKGWHTDFMLVVDGEEALNALKTKQFDLVLLDIHMPRKNGVDVVKKVRANNELNADTPFVALTANALKTDINSYLKVGFNDYVIKPFYEIELYNKICNILQIENNDKQSPATIETTFEEPVVDDTFNVHDLEKTAAGDKKFFNTMIDNFTENAETLLAEFKVGLENEDWKIIGEKAHKAIPSFKFFKLNGTANVLSKIEDLALRDAQFAALPKTVSKVSGQIEEIVKQAQAAKK
- a CDS encoding response regulator, whose protein sequence is MGMTTGYKKIIFIDDDTEMVRNYNSILEQKKLSDYLIHFENAKKGIEYLKQIKNKEDLPDYILLDLYMPVMDGFKFLQYFNELKKLKKSIEVFVCSSSQKQDDRNKVMKYPFVSAYLEKPVSSDFIELLIEDVVH
- a CDS encoding ABC transporter ATP-binding protein, translated to MSTGKSNIIKNVDWKLFRKFAGYFKPHKKWFFLSLASIPITTGAGILFLWLIEDIIDNYIVPGNVDGLIRQTIFLAIALLLNILFDGVYSYSFSKAGGLAVVDLRRRLFGKSLRFPLSYFDKKPIGVTLSRLTSDMESVSDSFAAGVLGLLADSIKTLALVGYLFYINWRLTLVLLLVVPVIILVINFLRKKIRKAYNTSRTSLAKSAAYLQEALTGMKTVQLFAAEDKVLNKYDNLNKEFCDAQNKSNVYDSFLYSIVEGITSVATALVIWYGAIQIWDYGYTLGILIVFVTTLERLFVPVKQFAQQISTIQRAMSALEHISEMFDQQVEDPKAESSQTVPEAIALQEIEFKNVSFRYSEDTPDVLKDVSFKLQKGDRLALVGTTGSGKSTIIRLLAKTYTGYRGSIKINGTELSDIPIGQVRETISIMQQDIYMFNDTVEFNISLGRKYISHSDVEQSASFVYANYFIDQLPHGYNFVIQDNGDNLSKGQAQLISFARAIAGNSELIILDEATSAVDSITEQYIQKAIANIFSKKTVIAVAHRLSTIKNSNMILVLEDGQIIERGNHEQLLKFGGKYARLLHQFEEEEQQA
- a CDS encoding ABC transporter ATP-binding protein, whose translation is MLSKLKFLLKYTHQYRWWYTGGIIFLILTVWTSITIPGFIQKTIDLIAAGREGNEAEFHKNVLIIVGLAAGLILVRTLSRILIFFPARLIERQLKGEMFQKLASFGKDYYDKNSTGNIISRVNNDINGVRMITGFGILQIGNILLSLSLTPYMMWKLSPMLTLYCVIPMVVVFVIVRYGMKVMVKNTHARMDTLQKLSGKIISFLSGNSVIKSYNIYEHAENVVQKDNIDYYDATLKISWIRSFVIPLLGNLGQILKIIIFFVGGMYVINGKFTIGQLTEYIAYAALLAHPIMGLGWVLTVFQQGFVGISSIQTIMDREGIDDERKALPETKKQELFKDGIHVRNLNYTYHNGDKPVLKDISFSIKPGQIVGITGKVGSGKTTLIQCLNGYLRPGEGQIFYGDVDADSIRSEDIRSVVNTVSQEVFLFSDSIENNIGLTSDETIDEKRFDDVIYKSAFADELLRFPKKGKTMVGEKGIMLSGGQKQRISLARALYTQGELLILDDVFSAVDTDTERFLIKQIVENHAVKSLVVISNRVSVLEKTDFTIVLEDGKMAAIGNHQELLKQSDFYRDISKLQQEGETKKEKV
- a CDS encoding YtxH domain-containing protein yields the protein MSKATNVLMGFIAGAAAGTLTGILVAPDKGVKTRKKLNKQIKRTTQDVSETIGDKVDEIKEKLNDVVSEMRSKAEEAEEKIKEKVNSKAKSAKDAAAN